Proteins from one Triplophysa dalaica isolate WHDGS20190420 chromosome 6, ASM1584641v1, whole genome shotgun sequence genomic window:
- the esyt1b gene encoding extended synaptotagmin-1 isoform X1 codes for MSRADESLENDSDSEKKTELDPYSPPGEMEVHKTKLFDAKAILWTFGKCLTALLPVYLAGYYRMSTSLVVFGMMVYAGWKHTREAKEARLRSAIQLFGDEKEDISSKSFRSRRDLPSWVNFPDVEKVEWLNKVIQQAWPFIGQYLEKLLTETIAPSIRGSSSHLQTLNFTKIDFGDKPMKVVGVKAHTENEKGQILLDVYISYVGDAEINVEVKRYFCKAGVKGIQLNGMMRVILEPLIGDVPIVGAVTMFFIQRPKLFINWTGLTNLLDIPGLNVMSDTMIMDAIASCLVLPNRLTVPLVPDLPVAQLRCPLPRGVVRIHLLEAERLASKDNYVKGVIAGMSDPYALLRVGPQTFTSRHQDNTLNPKWDEMYEVIVHEVPGQELEVEVFDKDHDHDDFLGRTKLDLGIVKKCNIVDEWFTLKDTQTGRVHLKLEWLTLEPNTERLNEVVKRNESVMSKTANPPSAAIVAVYLDKAEALPMKKGNKDPNPIVQLSVQDVTRDSRICWNTVNPQWEDAFTFFIRDPSQQDIKIQVKDNDRVQTLGNLSIPVSRLLTCPDLTLDDWFSLENAGPDSRIHVKSVLRVLWLDEEAVNLSNLSSAQLSASRPQNATPHSSFATEGLLRILLVEGQNLVPKDNMMGGMVKGKSDPYVKIQIGGETFKSQVIKENLNPTWNEMYEVVLTELPGQELSLEVFDKDMDMKDDFMGRLKINLSEIISSQYINEWFTLNDVKRGRVLLALEWLPTVTQPEKLQQVLQYQSKSTFANKAVPTAALLFVYVDRAHELPLKKSGKEPKVGAELILGGSSQKTTVSDRSSSPQWDEAFHFLVRNPLKEDLVVKLSHCWDFSLGSVVIPIKELLSEPDLILDQWLNLDGASPDSQILLRAQLKILCPNVTESLVDQDEQIKRPGTSSIKRKQEELVQKSNVEEVPEPPVTTPVPVPDEEKEVTDVPEVSSSDDLRPSHTSPDPSFGQEGMLRLHLLEAENLVAKDNKMGGMVKGKSDPYVKTQIGNATFKSHVIKEKLNPIWNEMYELVLTSDATSDVLVEVFDKDMDKDDFLGRVKISLQDIIRSQLTDQWFTLSDVKHGRVHLILEWLPTVTQPERLQKAMQLQSAHSYQNKSVPSAALLYILMERAHALPLKKSGKEPRAAAELVLRDISYKTKVCERSVSPQWSEAFYFPVMDPKEEILIIKFSSAWEQPLGSLVLPVRELISKPDLLLDQWLSLDGADPDSEVLLRAQLKILDSKLDPSVHLKTSVTDEDHSVDGDHENKEPVIAGQTQTAVSKTSEKKSQLKKGLSELAASTLPVSVSHPEEQQKQRAAQVIDDLHVRPSAPITKPDTEDLSKVPDSTSAVVESGHVTGPLKTFESETAAYKEQRESDKPSNKKASPVEESKVTSSTDVRPQKTSHDPSFGTKGVLRLHLLEAQNLVAKDSLMGGMVKGKSDPYVKIHIRDVTFKSHVIKENLNPTWNEMYEMIMNPDPNLEVKFEVFDKDVDSDDFLGRFKLKLGDIIRSQYNDEWFNLNDIQHGRVHLVTEWLPSVTQRDKLDQVLQMQSAQSYQNKSVASAGLLFILLEKAHELPLKKSGKEPKAAAELVLGGTSYKSKVCERSASPYWNETFEFLVHDPKQDTLIVKLSSAWDQPIGSLVLPIRELLTKPELLMDQWLNLDGALPQSQILLRAQLKILDSKMAALVAMGSGPVLSNKQAATTGQIKISISFQKKLAVTIHACRGLVTSSKDGSDTYVSLILLPDKSKATKKKTAVKKKNLNPEYNERFEFDLSMDEVRQRELSVCVKNASSSFMNRDKDVIGQVQIDLGHIDLQSGVSEWFDLKEDN; via the exons ATGTCTCGCGCTGACGAGAGTCTCGAAAACGACTCGGATTCGGAGAAAAAGACCGAACTGGACCCTTACAGTCCGCCTGGAGAAATGGAGGTCcacaaaactaaattatttgacGCCAAAGCGATCTTGTGGACTTTTGGGAAATGTCTCACCGCCTTATTGCCCGTCTACCTGGCTGGTTACTATCGGATGAGCACTAGTTTAGTAGTGTTCGGGATGATGGTTTATGCGGGATGGAAACACACCCGTGAGGCAAAAGAGGCGAGGCTGAGGTCCGCTATACAGTTATTCGGCGATGAAAAGGAAGACATATCCTCCAAATCATTTAGGAGTAGGAGAGACCTGCCTTCTTGG GTAAACTTCCCAGATGTGGAGAAGGTTGAATGGCTTAACAAG gtTATCCAGCAGGCTTGGCCCTTTATTGGGCAGTATTTGGAGAAGTTGCTGACAGAAACCATTGCTCCATCCATCCGAGGATCCAGCAGCCATCTACAGACCCTCAACTTTACCAAGATAGACTTTGGGGACAAG CCTATGAAGGTGGTTGGAGTGAAGGCTCATACGgaaaatgaaaaaggtcaaaTCCTGCTCGATGTTTACATCAG TTATGTGGGGGATGCTGAGATAAATGTTGAAGTGAAGAGGTATTTTTGCAAAGCAGGTGTGAAGGGAATACAG CTTAATGGGATGATGCGTGTCATTTTGGAGCCTCTGATTGGTGACGTGCCAATCGTGGGTGCTGTGACCATGTTCTTCATTCAAAGACCT AAACTTTTCATTAATTGGACGGGTTTGACCAACTTGTTGGACATTCCAGGGCTAAA TGTGATGTCCGACACTATGATCATGGACGCGATTGCCTCGTGTTTGGTGTTGCCCAATCGCCTCACAGTTCCTTTAGTGCCAGACCTGCCTGTTGCCCAGCTGCGCTGCCCTCTGCCcagg GGTGTTGTTCGTATACACCTGCTGGAGGCTGAGCGTCTAGCCTCTAAGGATAACTATGTAAAGGGTGTGATAGCGGGCATGTCTGACCCGTACGCCCTGCTCAGAGTGGGACCGCAGACCTTCACTTCCCGGCATCAAGACAACACACTCAATCCCAAATGGGATGAAATGTATGAG gtcATCGTTCATGAGGTTCCAGGTCAAGAGCTTGAGGTGGAGGTGTTTGACAAAGACCATGATCATGATGATTTTCTGGGCAG GACAAAGCTAGACTTGGGGATTGTGAAGAAGTGTAACATTGTTGATGAg TGGTTCACCTTGAAGGACACTCAGACAGGACGGGTTCACCTCAAACTGGAGTGGCTGACGCTGGAACCCAACACAGAAAGATTGAATGAg gtcgtaaagagaaatgaaagtgtgatgaGTAAAACAGCAAATCCCCCCTCAGCAGCCATCGTGGCAGTGTATCTGGACAAAGCTGAAGCACTTCCT ATGAAGAAAGGCAATAAGGATCCCAATCCGATTGTGCAACTTTCAGTGCAAGATGTTACTCGTGACAGTCGg ATCTGCTGGAACACTGTAAATCCCCAATGGGAAGATGCTTTCACATTCTTTATCCGGGATCCAAGCCAACAGGACATTAAAATCCAG GTGAAGGACAACGATCGCGTCCAAACTTTAGGAAACCTTTCGATTCCTGTTTCACGTCTTCTCACGTGTCCCGATCTGACTCTAGATGATTGGTTCAGTCTGGAGAATGCCGGTCCTGACAGCAGAATCCACGTTAAATCCGTGCTCAGG GTGCTGTGGTTGGATGAAGAAGCTGTTAACCTTTCTAACCTCTCCAGTGCCCAACTTTCTGCATCACGCCCTCAGAATGCTACGCCCCATTCTAGCTTCGCCACTGAG GGGCTGCTGCGTATTCTTCTTGTTGAGGGTCAAAATCTGGTTCCCAAGGACAACATGATGGGCGGAATGGTGAAGGGGAAGAGCGACCCCTACGTCAAAATCCAGATTGGAGGTGAAACCTTTAAAAGTCAAGTCATTAAGGAAAATCTCAACCCCACCTGGAATGAGATGTATGAG gtggTTTTGACGGAGCTTCCCGGTCAAGAGTTGTCCTTAGAGGTTTTCGATAAGGACATGGACATGAAAGATGATTTTATGGGCAG GCTGAAGATCAATCTGAGTGAAATTATCAGCTCTCAGTACATCAATGAG TGGTTTACTCTGAATGACGTCAAGCGTGGTCGTGTTCTGCTGGCTCTGGAATGGCTACCTACAGTAACACAACCAGAGAAACTTCAGCAG GTGTTGCAGTACCAGTCCAAAAGCACATTTGCGAATAAGGCCGTGCCAACTGCAGCTCTCCTGTTTGTGTATGTGGACCGCGCCCACGAGCTTCCT ttaAAGAAGAGCGGAAAGGAACCGAAGGTTGGAGCTGAGCTGATTTTAGGAGGATCATCTCAAAAAACCACG GTCAGCGATCGATCCAGTTCTCCCCAGTGGGACGAGGCATTTCACTTCCTGGTTCGAAACCCACTAAAAGAAGACCTTGTTGTGAAG CTATCCCACTGTTGGGATTTCTCTCTGGGATCTGTGGTGATTCCGATCAAAGAGCTTCTGTCAGAACCGGATCTGATTCTCGACCAGTGGCTGAATCTGGATGGGGCTTCGCCCGATAGTCAGATTTTGCTCAGAGCTCAACTCAAg ATTCTTTGCCCGAATGTGACGGAGAGTTTGGTGGACCAGGATGAACAGATTAAACGTCCAGGAACCTCCAGCATCAAAAGAAAACAGGAGGAGTTAGTGCAAAA GTCTAATGTGGAAGAGGTCCCAGAACCCCCTGTCACCACCCCAGTGCCTGTCCCAGATGAAGAGAAGGAGGTCACAGATGTCCCAGAGGTATCCAGTTCAGATGACCTTCGACCCTCGCACACCAGCCCTGACCCCAGTTTCGGTCAAGAG GGAATGCTCCGCCTCCATCTGCTTGAGGCTGAAAATCTGGTTGCCAAGGACAACAAGATGGGCGGAATGGTGAAAGGAAAGAGCGATCCCTATGTCAAGACCCAGATTGGAAACGCGACCTTTAAGAGTCACGTGATTAAAGAAAAACTCAACCCTATCTGGAACGAGATGTATGAG CTGGTTTTGACCTCAGATGCGACCTCGGACGTTCTTGTGGAGGTGTTTGATAAGGACATGGATAAGGATGACTTTTTAGGGAG GGTGAAGATAAGCTTACAGGATATAATCCGATCTCAGTTGACGGACCAG TGGTTCACTTTGAGTGATGTCAAACATGGCCGTGTTCATTTGATTCTGGAGTGGCTTCCCACAGTAACCCAACCAGAGAGACTGCAAAAG GCTATGCAGTTGCAGTCAGCGCATTCATACCAGAACAAATCTGTCCCATCAGCAGCGCTGCTTTACATCCTCATGGAGAGAGCACACGCCCTGCCG CTGAAAAAGAGCGGGAAGGAGCCCAGGGCAGCCGCAGAGCTGGTTCTACGTGATATTTCTTATAAAACCAAG GTCTGTGAGCGCTCCGTCTCTCCTCAGTGGAGTGAAGCATTTTACTTCCCGGTTATGGACCCTAAGGAAGAGATTCTTATTATAAAG TTTTCCAGCGCTTGGGAGCAGCCTTTGGGTTCTTTGGTTCTACCAGTCAGAGAGCTGATTTCAAAACCAGATCTTCTGTTGGACCAATGGCTGAGTTTGGACGGAGCAGATCCTGACAGTGAAGTTCTTCTGAGGGCCCAACTTAAG ATTTTGGACTCAAAGCTGGATCCAAGTGTACACCTGAAGACGTCTGTTACTGATGAAGATCATTCTGTGGATGGAGACCATGAGAATAAAGAGCCAGTCATTGCTGGACAAACACAGACTGCAGTCAGCAAGACGTCCGAGAAGAAGAGCCAGCTAAAGAAAGG GCTCAGTGAACTAGCAGCCTCCACTTTACCAGTTTCTGTGTCACATCCCGAGGAACAACAGAAACAGAGAGCCGCCCAAGTCATAGATGATCTTCACGTGAGGCCATCTGCACCTATAACAAAACCAGACACTGAG GATCTTAGCAAAGTACCTGATTCTACTTCTGCTGTTGTTGAATCCGGTCATGTAACAGGACcactaaaaacatttgaatcagAAACAGCAGCCTATAAAGAGCAACGGGAATCAGATAAACC GTCTAATAAAAAGGCGTCCCCTGTAGAGGAGTCAAAGGTCACTAGTTCAACAGACGTGCGACCCCAGAAGACAAGCCATGACCCCAGTTTTGGCACCAAG GGGGTGCTGCGTCTCCATCTTTTGGAAGCTCAGAATCTTGTTGCCAAGGACAGTCTGATGGGGGGAATGGTGAAGGGGAAGAGCGACCCCTATGTCAAGATCCATATCAGAGATGTGACCTTTAAAAGTCATGTGATCAAGGAGAACCTCAACCCCACCTGGAATGAGATGTATGAG ATGATTATGAATCCAGATCCTAATCTAGAAGTGAAGTTTGAGGTCTTTGATAAAGATGTCGACTCTGATGATTTCCTGGGAAG ATTCAAGCTGAAACTTGGTGACATCATCAGGTCCCAGTACAACGATGAA TGGTTTAATCTGAATGATATACAACACGGTCGTGTCCACCTGGTCACTGAATGGCTGCCCAGCGTAACACAACGTGATAAACTGGACCAA GTACTGCAGATGCAAAGTGCTCAGAGCTACCAGAATAAAAGCGTTGCATCTGCAGGACTGCTGTTTATTCTTTTAGAGAAAGCACATGAACTGCCG CTGAAGAAAAGTGGAAAAGAACCCAAAGCGGCAGCTGAACTTGTTCTTGGTGGAACATCCTATAAATCCAAG GTGTGTGAACGTTCAGCCTCTCCTTATTGGAATGAAACATTCGAATTTCTGGTTCATGACCCCAAACAGGACACGCTTATCGTCAAG CTTTCAAGTGCCTGGGACCAACCCATTGGCTCCTTGGTTCTACCAATCAGAGAGCTGCTTACAAAACCAGAGCTGCTGATGGACCAATGGCTGAATCTGGATGGAGCTTTACCTCAGAGTCAGATTCTGCTCAGGGCGCAGCTGAAG ATCTTGGATTCCAAAATGGCCGCCTTGGTGGCGATGGGCTCAGGTCCTGTGCTGAGTAACAAGCAGGCAGCCACCACTGGACAGATCAAAATTTCCATCTCCTTCCAAAAAAAGCTTGCTGTGACTATTCATGCATGCAG GGGTCTTGTTACATCATCTAAAGACGGATCGGACACCTACGTCTCACTCATTCTGTTGCCAGATAAGAGCAAGgccacaaagaaaaaaactgccGTGAAGAAGAAAAACCTCAACCCAGAATACAATGAAAG GTTCGAGTTTGATTTGAGCATGGATGAAGTTCGGCAGCGAGAGCTCAGCGTTTGCGTGAAAAACGCGTCATCATCTTTCATGAACCGAGACAAAGACGTGATTGGCCAG GTACAAATAGACCTGGGGCATATTGACTTGCAGTCTGGAGTCTCTGAGTG GTTTGATCTGAAGGAGGACAATTAA
- the esyt1b gene encoding extended synaptotagmin-1 isoform X2: protein MSRADESLENDSDSEKKTELDPYSPPGEMEVHKTKLFDAKAILWTFGKCLTALLPVYLAGYYRMSTSLVVFGMMVYAGWKHTREAKEARLRSAIQLFGDEKEDISSKSFRSRRDLPSWVNFPDVEKVEWLNKVIQQAWPFIGQYLEKLLTETIAPSIRGSSSHLQTLNFTKIDFGDKPMKVVGVKAHTENEKGQILLDVYISYVGDAEINVEVKRYFCKAGVKGIQLNGMMRVILEPLIGDVPIVGAVTMFFIQRPKLFINWTGLTNLLDIPGLNVMSDTMIMDAIASCLVLPNRLTVPLVPDLPVAQLRCPLPRGVVRIHLLEAERLASKDNYVKGVIAGMSDPYALLRVGPQTFTSRHQDNTLNPKWDEMYEVIVHEVPGQELEVEVFDKDHDHDDFLGRTKLDLGIVKKCNIVDEWFTLKDTQTGRVHLKLEWLTLEPNTERLNEVVKRNESVMSKTANPPSAAIVAVYLDKAEALPMKKGNKDPNPIVQLSVQDVTRDSRICWNTVNPQWEDAFTFFIRDPSQQDIKIQVKDNDRVQTLGNLSIPVSRLLTCPDLTLDDWFSLENAGPDSRIHVKSVLRVLWLDEEAVNLSNLSSAQLSASRPQNATPHSSFATEGLLRILLVEGQNLVPKDNMMGGMVKGKSDPYVKIQIGGETFKSQVIKENLNPTWNEMYEVVLTELPGQELSLEVFDKDMDMKDDFMGRLKINLSEIISSQYINEWFTLNDVKRGRVLLALEWLPTVTQPEKLQQVLQYQSKSTFANKAVPTAALLFVYVDRAHELPLKKSGKEPKVGAELILGGSSQKTTVSDRSSSPQWDEAFHFLVRNPLKEDLVVKLSHCWDFSLGSVVIPIKELLSEPDLILDQWLNLDGASPDSQILLRAQLKILCPNVTESLVDQDEQIKRPGTSSIKRKQEELVQKSNVEEVPEPPVTTPVPVPDEEKEVTDVPEVSSSDDLRPSHTSPDPSFGQEGMLRLHLLEAENLVAKDNKMGGMVKGKSDPYVKTQIGNATFKSHVIKEKLNPIWNEMYELVLTSDATSDVLVEVFDKDMDKDDFLGRVKISLQDIIRSQLTDQWFTLSDVKHGRVHLILEWLPTVTQPERLQKAMQLQSAHSYQNKSVPSAALLYILMERAHALPLKKSGKEPRAAAELVLRDISYKTKVCERSVSPQWSEAFYFPVMDPKEEILIIKFSSAWEQPLGSLVLPVRELISKPDLLLDQWLSLDGADPDSEVLLRAQLKILDSKLDPSVHLKTSVTDEDHSVDGDHENKEPVIAGQTQTAVSKTSEKKSQLKKGLSELAASTLPVSVSHPEEQQKQRAAQVIDDLHDLSKVPDSTSAVVESGHVTGPLKTFESETAAYKEQRESDKPSNKKASPVEESKVTSSTDVRPQKTSHDPSFGTKGVLRLHLLEAQNLVAKDSLMGGMVKGKSDPYVKIHIRDVTFKSHVIKENLNPTWNEMYEMIMNPDPNLEVKFEVFDKDVDSDDFLGRFKLKLGDIIRSQYNDEWFNLNDIQHGRVHLVTEWLPSVTQRDKLDQVLQMQSAQSYQNKSVASAGLLFILLEKAHELPLKKSGKEPKAAAELVLGGTSYKSKVCERSASPYWNETFEFLVHDPKQDTLIVKLSSAWDQPIGSLVLPIRELLTKPELLMDQWLNLDGALPQSQILLRAQLKILDSKMAALVAMGSGPVLSNKQAATTGQIKISISFQKKLAVTIHACRGLVTSSKDGSDTYVSLILLPDKSKATKKKTAVKKKNLNPEYNERFEFDLSMDEVRQRELSVCVKNASSSFMNRDKDVIGQVQIDLGHIDLQSGVSEWFDLKEDN from the exons ATGTCTCGCGCTGACGAGAGTCTCGAAAACGACTCGGATTCGGAGAAAAAGACCGAACTGGACCCTTACAGTCCGCCTGGAGAAATGGAGGTCcacaaaactaaattatttgacGCCAAAGCGATCTTGTGGACTTTTGGGAAATGTCTCACCGCCTTATTGCCCGTCTACCTGGCTGGTTACTATCGGATGAGCACTAGTTTAGTAGTGTTCGGGATGATGGTTTATGCGGGATGGAAACACACCCGTGAGGCAAAAGAGGCGAGGCTGAGGTCCGCTATACAGTTATTCGGCGATGAAAAGGAAGACATATCCTCCAAATCATTTAGGAGTAGGAGAGACCTGCCTTCTTGG GTAAACTTCCCAGATGTGGAGAAGGTTGAATGGCTTAACAAG gtTATCCAGCAGGCTTGGCCCTTTATTGGGCAGTATTTGGAGAAGTTGCTGACAGAAACCATTGCTCCATCCATCCGAGGATCCAGCAGCCATCTACAGACCCTCAACTTTACCAAGATAGACTTTGGGGACAAG CCTATGAAGGTGGTTGGAGTGAAGGCTCATACGgaaaatgaaaaaggtcaaaTCCTGCTCGATGTTTACATCAG TTATGTGGGGGATGCTGAGATAAATGTTGAAGTGAAGAGGTATTTTTGCAAAGCAGGTGTGAAGGGAATACAG CTTAATGGGATGATGCGTGTCATTTTGGAGCCTCTGATTGGTGACGTGCCAATCGTGGGTGCTGTGACCATGTTCTTCATTCAAAGACCT AAACTTTTCATTAATTGGACGGGTTTGACCAACTTGTTGGACATTCCAGGGCTAAA TGTGATGTCCGACACTATGATCATGGACGCGATTGCCTCGTGTTTGGTGTTGCCCAATCGCCTCACAGTTCCTTTAGTGCCAGACCTGCCTGTTGCCCAGCTGCGCTGCCCTCTGCCcagg GGTGTTGTTCGTATACACCTGCTGGAGGCTGAGCGTCTAGCCTCTAAGGATAACTATGTAAAGGGTGTGATAGCGGGCATGTCTGACCCGTACGCCCTGCTCAGAGTGGGACCGCAGACCTTCACTTCCCGGCATCAAGACAACACACTCAATCCCAAATGGGATGAAATGTATGAG gtcATCGTTCATGAGGTTCCAGGTCAAGAGCTTGAGGTGGAGGTGTTTGACAAAGACCATGATCATGATGATTTTCTGGGCAG GACAAAGCTAGACTTGGGGATTGTGAAGAAGTGTAACATTGTTGATGAg TGGTTCACCTTGAAGGACACTCAGACAGGACGGGTTCACCTCAAACTGGAGTGGCTGACGCTGGAACCCAACACAGAAAGATTGAATGAg gtcgtaaagagaaatgaaagtgtgatgaGTAAAACAGCAAATCCCCCCTCAGCAGCCATCGTGGCAGTGTATCTGGACAAAGCTGAAGCACTTCCT ATGAAGAAAGGCAATAAGGATCCCAATCCGATTGTGCAACTTTCAGTGCAAGATGTTACTCGTGACAGTCGg ATCTGCTGGAACACTGTAAATCCCCAATGGGAAGATGCTTTCACATTCTTTATCCGGGATCCAAGCCAACAGGACATTAAAATCCAG GTGAAGGACAACGATCGCGTCCAAACTTTAGGAAACCTTTCGATTCCTGTTTCACGTCTTCTCACGTGTCCCGATCTGACTCTAGATGATTGGTTCAGTCTGGAGAATGCCGGTCCTGACAGCAGAATCCACGTTAAATCCGTGCTCAGG GTGCTGTGGTTGGATGAAGAAGCTGTTAACCTTTCTAACCTCTCCAGTGCCCAACTTTCTGCATCACGCCCTCAGAATGCTACGCCCCATTCTAGCTTCGCCACTGAG GGGCTGCTGCGTATTCTTCTTGTTGAGGGTCAAAATCTGGTTCCCAAGGACAACATGATGGGCGGAATGGTGAAGGGGAAGAGCGACCCCTACGTCAAAATCCAGATTGGAGGTGAAACCTTTAAAAGTCAAGTCATTAAGGAAAATCTCAACCCCACCTGGAATGAGATGTATGAG gtggTTTTGACGGAGCTTCCCGGTCAAGAGTTGTCCTTAGAGGTTTTCGATAAGGACATGGACATGAAAGATGATTTTATGGGCAG GCTGAAGATCAATCTGAGTGAAATTATCAGCTCTCAGTACATCAATGAG TGGTTTACTCTGAATGACGTCAAGCGTGGTCGTGTTCTGCTGGCTCTGGAATGGCTACCTACAGTAACACAACCAGAGAAACTTCAGCAG GTGTTGCAGTACCAGTCCAAAAGCACATTTGCGAATAAGGCCGTGCCAACTGCAGCTCTCCTGTTTGTGTATGTGGACCGCGCCCACGAGCTTCCT ttaAAGAAGAGCGGAAAGGAACCGAAGGTTGGAGCTGAGCTGATTTTAGGAGGATCATCTCAAAAAACCACG GTCAGCGATCGATCCAGTTCTCCCCAGTGGGACGAGGCATTTCACTTCCTGGTTCGAAACCCACTAAAAGAAGACCTTGTTGTGAAG CTATCCCACTGTTGGGATTTCTCTCTGGGATCTGTGGTGATTCCGATCAAAGAGCTTCTGTCAGAACCGGATCTGATTCTCGACCAGTGGCTGAATCTGGATGGGGCTTCGCCCGATAGTCAGATTTTGCTCAGAGCTCAACTCAAg ATTCTTTGCCCGAATGTGACGGAGAGTTTGGTGGACCAGGATGAACAGATTAAACGTCCAGGAACCTCCAGCATCAAAAGAAAACAGGAGGAGTTAGTGCAAAA GTCTAATGTGGAAGAGGTCCCAGAACCCCCTGTCACCACCCCAGTGCCTGTCCCAGATGAAGAGAAGGAGGTCACAGATGTCCCAGAGGTATCCAGTTCAGATGACCTTCGACCCTCGCACACCAGCCCTGACCCCAGTTTCGGTCAAGAG GGAATGCTCCGCCTCCATCTGCTTGAGGCTGAAAATCTGGTTGCCAAGGACAACAAGATGGGCGGAATGGTGAAAGGAAAGAGCGATCCCTATGTCAAGACCCAGATTGGAAACGCGACCTTTAAGAGTCACGTGATTAAAGAAAAACTCAACCCTATCTGGAACGAGATGTATGAG CTGGTTTTGACCTCAGATGCGACCTCGGACGTTCTTGTGGAGGTGTTTGATAAGGACATGGATAAGGATGACTTTTTAGGGAG GGTGAAGATAAGCTTACAGGATATAATCCGATCTCAGTTGACGGACCAG TGGTTCACTTTGAGTGATGTCAAACATGGCCGTGTTCATTTGATTCTGGAGTGGCTTCCCACAGTAACCCAACCAGAGAGACTGCAAAAG GCTATGCAGTTGCAGTCAGCGCATTCATACCAGAACAAATCTGTCCCATCAGCAGCGCTGCTTTACATCCTCATGGAGAGAGCACACGCCCTGCCG CTGAAAAAGAGCGGGAAGGAGCCCAGGGCAGCCGCAGAGCTGGTTCTACGTGATATTTCTTATAAAACCAAG GTCTGTGAGCGCTCCGTCTCTCCTCAGTGGAGTGAAGCATTTTACTTCCCGGTTATGGACCCTAAGGAAGAGATTCTTATTATAAAG TTTTCCAGCGCTTGGGAGCAGCCTTTGGGTTCTTTGGTTCTACCAGTCAGAGAGCTGATTTCAAAACCAGATCTTCTGTTGGACCAATGGCTGAGTTTGGACGGAGCAGATCCTGACAGTGAAGTTCTTCTGAGGGCCCAACTTAAG ATTTTGGACTCAAAGCTGGATCCAAGTGTACACCTGAAGACGTCTGTTACTGATGAAGATCATTCTGTGGATGGAGACCATGAGAATAAAGAGCCAGTCATTGCTGGACAAACACAGACTGCAGTCAGCAAGACGTCCGAGAAGAAGAGCCAGCTAAAGAAAGG GCTCAGTGAACTAGCAGCCTCCACTTTACCAGTTTCTGTGTCACATCCCGAGGAACAACAGAAACAGAGAGCCGCCCAAGTCATAGATGATCTTCAC GATCTTAGCAAAGTACCTGATTCTACTTCTGCTGTTGTTGAATCCGGTCATGTAACAGGACcactaaaaacatttgaatcagAAACAGCAGCCTATAAAGAGCAACGGGAATCAGATAAACC GTCTAATAAAAAGGCGTCCCCTGTAGAGGAGTCAAAGGTCACTAGTTCAACAGACGTGCGACCCCAGAAGACAAGCCATGACCCCAGTTTTGGCACCAAG GGGGTGCTGCGTCTCCATCTTTTGGAAGCTCAGAATCTTGTTGCCAAGGACAGTCTGATGGGGGGAATGGTGAAGGGGAAGAGCGACCCCTATGTCAAGATCCATATCAGAGATGTGACCTTTAAAAGTCATGTGATCAAGGAGAACCTCAACCCCACCTGGAATGAGATGTATGAG ATGATTATGAATCCAGATCCTAATCTAGAAGTGAAGTTTGAGGTCTTTGATAAAGATGTCGACTCTGATGATTTCCTGGGAAG ATTCAAGCTGAAACTTGGTGACATCATCAGGTCCCAGTACAACGATGAA TGGTTTAATCTGAATGATATACAACACGGTCGTGTCCACCTGGTCACTGAATGGCTGCCCAGCGTAACACAACGTGATAAACTGGACCAA GTACTGCAGATGCAAAGTGCTCAGAGCTACCAGAATAAAAGCGTTGCATCTGCAGGACTGCTGTTTATTCTTTTAGAGAAAGCACATGAACTGCCG CTGAAGAAAAGTGGAAAAGAACCCAAAGCGGCAGCTGAACTTGTTCTTGGTGGAACATCCTATAAATCCAAG GTGTGTGAACGTTCAGCCTCTCCTTATTGGAATGAAACATTCGAATTTCTGGTTCATGACCCCAAACAGGACACGCTTATCGTCAAG CTTTCAAGTGCCTGGGACCAACCCATTGGCTCCTTGGTTCTACCAATCAGAGAGCTGCTTACAAAACCAGAGCTGCTGATGGACCAATGGCTGAATCTGGATGGAGCTTTACCTCAGAGTCAGATTCTGCTCAGGGCGCAGCTGAAG ATCTTGGATTCCAAAATGGCCGCCTTGGTGGCGATGGGCTCAGGTCCTGTGCTGAGTAACAAGCAGGCAGCCACCACTGGACAGATCAAAATTTCCATCTCCTTCCAAAAAAAGCTTGCTGTGACTATTCATGCATGCAG GGGTCTTGTTACATCATCTAAAGACGGATCGGACACCTACGTCTCACTCATTCTGTTGCCAGATAAGAGCAAGgccacaaagaaaaaaactgccGTGAAGAAGAAAAACCTCAACCCAGAATACAATGAAAG GTTCGAGTTTGATTTGAGCATGGATGAAGTTCGGCAGCGAGAGCTCAGCGTTTGCGTGAAAAACGCGTCATCATCTTTCATGAACCGAGACAAAGACGTGATTGGCCAG GTACAAATAGACCTGGGGCATATTGACTTGCAGTCTGGAGTCTCTGAGTG GTTTGATCTGAAGGAGGACAATTAA